The stretch of DNA CTCTTACACATGTGTAGCAGAACATGTGTCTGATGGCTGCCCCTACCTCTCTTTTGTCCTTTCTCAGTTGTACACCTCATATCTTGAAAAGGAAAGCTGCATCTAGGGCCATAGGACAGGTGTACAACCCCCATTGTAAGAGCCTAGGACAGGCCAGCTTAATAAGGCCTGCCACATCTTAACAAAGGAGACTACCAGGCGCTTGTTGAAGGCATTTAAAAACCTGAAAGGTACTCAAAGAGTCAAGCTGGTCTCCATCAGGACTCACTGTTAAACAAGAGCCCAAGAAAACAAGCGAAAACTATCCGAGGGTGCATTTAAGACCgaaaacaggaggcatttctttatgCAAACTGTTGTGGGTGCTTGGGACAgtctgccttctgtgcttttgtaGGAGATGCCCAAGCAGTCTCCAAgaaatagatagatagataatactttattaatcccatagggaaattgatgaataTAGCTGTGAAAATAGCTGGGGGAGTTCCTTGAAAACACAACTAAATGAGCAAGGTGGGTTAAATGCATGCCTCTTCTTTGTAACTTTCCTCATGTTCTTAACTGCTCCCTAGGACAACACGTGTCTGATAGCTGTCCCtacctctctttctgtctttccaGACCAGACAGCCTTGCTACTGCAAAGCTCCTTTCATGTTCCTGGCCTGCGACGAAAGGCGCAACATCATTTTGGGCACTTTTGAAAagccatgtacagtagcagaCTCTGTACCTGCTCCTTGAGGTGCTTCTGAAACAGGGGCAGTTTGATCAAATAATGGAGTCTCTCAACTGTAAGGTCCCTCATTTCCTCCAGGCTCAGGTCATAACTGCTaagcataaaaaaacataagttAATAATTAAATTTGAAGCAGCTTATGTGATCTGTGTGATGACAGTTTACAAAAAAATCTTGTAGTTCTTGGATTCTGGGTTTCATGCTGCACTGAgctccttctgtgtggagtctgcatgctttCTCTGAGTGCTTCAGTTATTTCCTaccttccaaagacataatGGCTGAGTGACGCTTACAAATcacccatgtacagtatgtaaccctTGCAATAGTCCAGACCAGGGTACTGTCCCACCTTGCATATTAACTTTGTTTGACGCTATCACCTTGTGGACTGTTTATGCTGAACCccttgtttttgctgttgttttaatattttttgagTGGGCAATGGATGCTGTTGCATTTTTTTAGTTAATTCAATTAAAGTCAGTTGTGTTGTTCCAAGTTTTTATATAGGAAATGGACGTGGGTTAAATGCATCTGCACACAATATTTAGGTTGTGTAGGCTGTGGGTGATCAGTGGAAACTGCAACTCAAGAGTAAGGTTCTTTGTActgctaaaaaataaacatctgaaTTTTACAGTTTAGAAATGTCTAATGGGTCtgattttcagtattttaaatcACTTCACAGTCCTTGCGAGAGTTAATGAATCTGTTAAAAGCCTAGATTCTTAATGGGACTCCGTACTTCTGCTGAGCTGCGTTGCCGTActatggaaaacaaaatctatatttttcGATATATACTATACAATATATGCGCTCTCTATTTTCAGCAAAAAGAAACTTCTTAATAACGCACACTCTCTCCCCGTGTAACAGTCACAGACCTACACTCGTTTTCAAAGTAGACGATTTAAATTCCCACCTGCTATTCTGGAACAGACTGCATTGCGATATTTCCTGTCGCAGGCTATCCTTCAGTCTCCAGCAGCTTCCATCCAAGTATTTTGAAAGGCTTTGGGCACTTTCGGGACATTTCCCCGCCATAGTCTTGACAGAAATGCGTGACCGGAGGATCTTTTCCTCACCTGCTGCAATATTGTACCTAACCCGACTGGCTATGTCAGCACGACTTCCGCGTCTCGGTGATGTCACTGCGTTACAGCAGGCAACGATGTTTAGGAAATGAGAATAATCATTCAACAGATTCGAGCTACAGATATTCTACAACGGACTTTCTCTGTGGTGTAATTTAGGATTACGATTAAAATACCGCgattacaaataataaaactaaCAATCATCCAGAAATAGCTGCAAGGCGGATGCATGCAAAGCGTCCAATTGCTGTTATTTCCACGGAAGACGCCTCCTGCCGTGACCTGGGCAGAAATTTTGCAAGATGACAGCGTTTTGACACGCCGCGGAGCTGTTGAACGGGAGCGCAACCTTTGTCAAGTTCAGAGACTTGTTTGATAAACCCCCCCCTCCGCAGTTTCGACATGAACACGCTGTGGGCAGAGCTGTGCAAATTGGCCGTGGAAACAGCGGCGTCGATTCTGGGGccctgctaaaatgtctgaatgaGAACGAGCAAAGGTGAAGCGTTCAATTTAAGAAcctaaagttatttaaaaaataaaaattgatttttaattgtgcaaaagtactaaaatattgcatttgtgCTACATACTATATAAGACTTGCACCAAGTTCACGATATGCATTTACAATACTGTAAAGACTGTTTCCTTACTACGTTTTTATTCACTACTCTACAAActcttactgtacatcacccGAGGGGCAATCAGGAATCACAATATTGGTATGGTCTGAGCCTCAGTTAACTCTGAACcaacattttctaaatataatAACCTTTGTTATCAATACAGTTTAGCTGACGAGAAAAGTTTGTCAGTGATCTTGGTTCTAACCACTGAACAAAATCTGAACCTAATCACAACACCTCAAGGTTAACTACAATATGTATGAGCCTATCCCTGACACCCACCGGAAGTGTTGCAGTAGCTAATCTATCAAAATTACCAATCAAATATAACTGACGCATAGTCAGGGTTTCcttgtcattttaatattttaagaacGACAGCTATCTGGATAGGAATTACATCACAATAATGTAAGCAAATTATGCCAGTTTTGCCTCATATGCTCTAAAACAGTCCAGTCTATACAGTCTCTATtgtacatctactgtacaaacAGAGGTGACCACCCTTATTATCCTTAATCTCCTTAAGCAAATGTTTTTACTCCAGAGTAACTTTTAAAGGTATGGCACAGTTCGTTGTGAGGCCTCAACATAACTGGGATTGCTAGAGCACTTTATGGTGTACTGGGACAATCCTCAGAGAACCTGAGATaatgaacctacagtatgttccaaacccttacatacagtacagtacaaattagtttttatattaattttatttagcttCAAATGAGGTACAAAAATGTTTGCCTACATAGCATACAACATACAATAGTAATTATTATAGtaccactttttaaaaacaaattctatTTCACATGAAAAGTTGTCACATTATGTATATGGTATATGTATTCACAGATattgaaagtttaaaaaatatccaaaacacCCAAAGTAACAAAATCACTTCAAtgctactacagtacatatatttatGAATGTGTTAGGGTGTATGGGTTATTTCACATGAATATTAGAAGTCCCAGTTTCTCTCGTGCTCTAGCCTTCAGTCCTCCAGATCTGTCCTCCATGTGTCTCTCCAGGCGGTGGCTGGGAGCTGCTGGCCCTGTCTGCACTACTTGCAGTAGACATCATACTGCAGCTGAGCCCCCAGCTTTGTCCCGGCAAGAAACTGCTCAAACTTGGCATCCATCTCCTGGCTCTGCGCGTCGCTGAACTGGTTTTTCCAGTCTCCCACCTCCCCTGCAGAGGAGATCACAGTAAGAAAGATATTCAGCAGCGTGTGGACCCTTCTGGATAGGAAACAGCTGATAGGATGGTAAAAGAAGAGAGGAGTGGTGCTTTAAAGGGGTAAGGTTCACACTAAAAGCACTTCTCTGAGACAAAACtttcaaaattgtattttgtactGAGATGACACAGTTGAAAGAAATGATGCTTTTTGGGGTTCAAGCAgcccttttttacagtacatatagctCTAACTCCAAACAGCGCCCAACTGTTAGTAAGTCATTCTGTGGAACAGTGCTAAACGTTTTCATATACTTTGTACTTTACCCATCCTCATCAGATTTGCCTGCAGACCACCCTGACAGCCCTGCAGATGCCATTACTACTGTTTGTCTTCCTGAAGGCCCTTGTTTGTTATATGGagaattaaaatcaaaatagcTCTTGCTGGTTTCCAGCTTTGCTCAAGTTAACATCACAATCAACCTTGTGTGGTACCTTTGAACTGAATTAGCACAGGAATGACACTCAGAGCTCGTTATAATTTCTGTTCTCAAAACATGAATACATTGAATTTTAAGACCTTAAATGCAGAAGCTAACACCAGACTGCTCTTCAGCTCCCTTCCTAGTGCCAGATTCTTATGTTAATCCAAAACCTGAGTAGTGTACTGACGATGACACAGATACATTGCAAAACGTTTTtacctttcctgaaaaagacatTGCTCATTGGACCATGTGAGTTCTTGGAGTTTTCCTTCATGGCTTTGAATGTGCTCTCTTGAGTGATAGTCTGGATCTGCTCCTCGCTCAGGCTGCAGTTGAAGAAACTCGCTATCTGCTGTACTGCTTCACTCAGGTTCTACATTGAAGACAAAGGCAGATAGTCACACATCTTTCAGTTACAATACTGAATTGGATTTGTTCATTTACAGGCAAAGTCATGTGGCATGTAGAATGTAGCTCTACCTGTGGATGACACTGTACTTGAATTTCCATCTAAATTTAAGAATTTGGGGATGATTTTTGATCCAGGCTTGACATTTGACCCACAAgtgcaaaatattgtaaaaacaccattcttccatctcagaaatattgccCGACTACATCCTGTATTGTCCCTGACGGTAGCAGAAAAACTGGTcaacgtactgtatgtgtcttttcTAGACTTGAttactgcaatgccctactcgctggggtatctaaatccacactgaccAAACTCCAATATGATCATAATTCGGAAAGCCACAATCCTAACCAGGTCACGTGCAAGTGTTTGAATTACttctgtcctggagtccttgcactggcttcctttcAGGTTTCGTGTCGACTACAAAATCCTcgtgctcacctataaggctgtACAGGGCTTGGCACCTCAGCACCTGTCTGATTTACTATCCTCCTACctcccacctcacaaccttcaatTACCTGACTCTGGGCTCCTGTTTGTCCCAGAAGCTTGTGTAGTTTCTATAGGTGATGGGCCTTCTCTTGCTTCTCTACAAAGCTGTGGAATTCTGTCCCCAGGAATGTCTACCCTCAGTGCATCCAAATACAGACTCAATACCTTCTTCTTAaagaaaggcttttatttaattgttttattgtcCCCGTTCCTTACATCTCTTACTACATTTCTACTTTACatttcttgtgttttatttgtgcTAATTTGTtctctcctgtctttttgtactattttcttttgttttaactgatttttaTACATTTCCTGCACTTTGAGAGGCCACTTTcgaaggcactatataaaatcaagtttaTCACTATCATCAGAAAGGAATTGCAATAAAAAGACCACTATTACTGCAAACCATGAACTCACTGATCCAGTTTCCAAGTTTCTAAAGTACCAGGTTCAAAGAAACTAATGGCTTTTAATCATATTTTGCCTTGTTCTGACTTCTTCTTTTCTTAGTTGTTGCAATGAGAAGAGGCCTTTGAGCCCATCTTATTCATCTAGTCTTTTAGCAGCTCAGAGAATTAACTAATTTTCTAACTATACTAGAATCATTTATATAAATGGAGAGGGGCTAGGGGCTAGAACTACAATGGGTCTCTGTGGCACACCTACTGCTTACATCAGCCTGGTTAGAGGTTAGAGGTTATACACACAGCTAATCACTCCAGGGTTCAGCTCTGGAGTTGAGAAGCAGACTCACCTCCTTCAGGTACTCGTAAGTCACGACCATTACATTGGGATTGTCCATGTGCTCTTCCCAGGCAAGGGCATGGTCAAAATAAGAGCCCCAGGGAACTGCCGAAAGCAAAGGAAGATCTCTTACAACAGAGAAATGAAACGCGATGTAGAGTACATCAGACAGGCCATTTACAATAATtagatttttactgtcaattAGTTCAAAATGCCCATGCAAGAAGGATTCAGTACTGGTATGCTCTGCTCATCATGTCCCAACTGTGGTCATTTACTAGTTTACTAATAGATTTGCTATTTTGCTAATGGATCAAATCGTGATTCCTTCTATTACCTTCTCCACTGATAAAGTCTGAGAAGAACTTGTCCCAGGACTCCGCAGTTGGCAGAACAGGGTTGCCGTTGGTGAAGTGGAAGAAGGAGACAGCCGTGTCTTTAGGGTTGCGGAACACCACCAGAATCTGGGGAAAGATATCGCATTAATGATGGTCCAACACTGGTCCAAGGTCCCAAGAGGTGCAGGCCCATCGTGCAGATCAGGGGTCTCAGTCTATGGTTCTGGGGGAcccctgtgtctgctggtttgtgttccaaCTGGGCCCTGAATCCCCAGTGCTGATTGGTGCCTGTATCTGATCTGCTTGCTGCATAATGCTACTGCatctggtgttggtggaccagtgaGCTTTCCTTTGGATCAGAATTTCCCAGCTACTGCCTCTGTGTGGTAACGGTGTAGTGGGCAGTAGGAGATGTCATCCTTCAAATGGGATATTATAGATCTCTGCGTAAAAACCATTTGCTGACCTTTGTTTTCTTCTCAAAAAAGGATTTGGGAAAGTTCTGCGGGGGCACATGAGTTCCCACAACTCTTGGAGAAGGTGCTGCAGCCAAtgtctggaaaataaaatgacagcGGATTAATGTCTAGATTAGAGCACCAGACACCTCCAAAGTTAGCTTAAAAGAATAATTCTCTTCTTCGGAGAACTGTGGGGTGAATACCAAAGTATCACCAACCATATTAGCTCATAATGAAACTTCCTAGTACAATGCAAGGCTGATTATTCTTCTGATTTTAAGGTCAAAGGTAATATAGAAGATCTAAAGTGACAAGGTCACACTGCTTGTTACCTTTAGCATTCAGCACAGCTGTAATTTACCCCCTCGTCACATTCCAGAGCAGAAGAGGCGCAGAAATACCGAATCTTTTCTGGGGTAATTTCAGTGACATTCCTAATAAGCTTATTGCTTGCACAAGTTTTTTTGCCAGTCACATTATCTTTTCGTctcattgtaataataataacaacattgtAATGTGTAGCTTCCCAAATCACCAATGCTCCCTTGATACTTGTGAGCTTTTGTTGATCTCTTTGTCGTGGCATACAGAGGTGGTAGTGGCCACACCTGACCCTCTGTGccagtctgtgtggagtttcatTTTCTTCCCATGCTCCCCTCGTAGGTTTTTCTGGTTACTCCAGTTCTCACCTACTTAGCATAGATACTGTATGCTGGCATACAGGCTTGAATTGCTGCACTGCATTGTCCATTCAAGGCTCATTCCTATGAGGAGGGCTGGGCTCTCCACCTAATTACTTCCACATGGGCTGAGAGGTCTTCAGGCCTCTGTTGCCTCTGTCTGTTCTGGTTACAGCTCGTCCTTCTGGACCCCTTTCAAGTATTACTCAATTCCAACAATCTGATCTGTCAAGCATAATAAAGTTATGATTGAAGGGGTCCAAAGATTTTATCCTGGGGAATTCGATCGACCCACCTGACAGCTGGTTGACCATACTTCAGTTCCAAGTTCATAACAGGGGCGTTTGATAAAATGTGAAGTGTGTTCTCAGCAACTTCTGAAGTTCCAAATACAGTGCAAGACTGCAAACCGAAGactagctactgtacatttttttatcacCTGTTCGTAAGAAACAATGTCTTCTGAAACAACTGAGATCCCAGCGTGGGAGAAACAAAATCTGTAAAGCCTGTCAGAGGTGAAGTGTGTGAAGTcatattttgaaatttaaaaattagTTTTTCGCAAACCTTTTGTTTCGCCGGATCAAGGAATTCCAGCATTGGAGGAAACTTAGGGTGATTGTTTGGATTTTCATTTGAACGACCTGTGGCAGCAGCTACAATTTTATGCAGCACTCCTATCATCCAGTTAAACCCTGGAGTGAGACAATACAGAGTGAGAACACAGTGTTATCAGCCAAACAGCCAAGTTGAAACTGCCGATGAAACATTTACTCAGGAAAAACCCACATACGTCTTACAAGTGTTGTAGTGTAGTGCTGTAGCCTAGTTTTCACAACGGGGCAGAGCTCTGGGACTGTGGAGGTACAGTATTGCCAAATAGTTCGCCTTCCCCTTCTGTCTGCTTGCATTTCTGTGTGTGTATCCCTGCATCCTGTTGTGAATGCTGAATATTACTGAATACTACTTGGcatattttatgttcttatttgcAAGATGACTCTTAAAAGGTTCATTTGTTTAGGTTAAGTTTGGAAGGTacgtgtttgtttgtttttaaagcagCAGGGGGACCCTTTCATTCCATGAATTCCACTTTCTCACATTCCATTCTCTCCCTCTTTTTCAGTCTCTGCTGTGAGCAGCAGTCTCACCCCCTGCTCTTGATTTAGAGAGAGCGATCTAAAGAAGGACAAAAGTTCTGGATTTAAGGGAAATCACTGTTCTTTGACACTGAGGTTTTACAACAGACTGTTGAGTGTATTTGTCTACTTAAAACAAATAGTTAAGCTGCTGTTAAGTGTTTTACATGCTGTGAAGAAATCCTGTTAAGTGTGTGAAAAGTGTTTTCTGTGCTGTGTGACAACACATTTTCTTGTAATCGTGTTTTGTGcaattttatgtttgtttttttaaatctgagagCAGGAAAGAAAAAGACTCCCTTCACACTCACCACACTTTGGGTAAGCTGCCAGCATAATGTCGTCTTCTCTTGCTTCAAAAGTCTCCAGCGCTTTGAGATTCTCAGGACTGCACATGACAGTGGGATACAACAAGCCATTGTAACGATAAAGCTTGTCTTCTTCTTTCATGTGTTTGGCTGCCTCCATCCTTTTAGTCAATTCTGTCTGAAATGCTTTGTTCATGTTGATTTTGCTTCAGAGGGCTGGAGTATCCACGGACTGATTTCAGTGTGACTGTCTTGCTGAAGAGCCAGTGTAAAAGGCTTCACTCAGGATCCTCCTACTGAGAAAGTAACCCCTCCCACCCAGGCAGAGCTTGCGTGAGAAGCAGAAGCAGTACACAGGCAAGCTCTGATTTCCTGCAGTGATTTCAAACAGCTTTTGCTGGTTTAGGGCATGATT from Lepisosteus oculatus isolate fLepOcu1 chromosome 17, fLepOcu1.hap2, whole genome shotgun sequence encodes:
- the sult6b1 gene encoding sulfotransferase 6B1, with product MNKAFQTELTKRMEAAKHMKEEDKLYRYNGLLYPTVMCSPENLKALETFEAREDDIMLAAYPKCGFNWMIGVLHKIVAAATGRSNENPNNHPKFPPMLEFLDPAKQKTLAAAPSPRVVGTHVPPQNFPKSFFEKKTKILVVFRNPKDTAVSFFHFTNGNPVLPTAESWDKFFSDFISGEVPWGSYFDHALAWEEHMDNPNVMVVTYEYLKENLSEAVQQIASFFNCSLSEEQIQTITQESTFKAMKENSKNSHGPMSNVFFRKGEVGDWKNQFSDAQSQEMDAKFEQFLAGTKLGAQLQYDVYCK